A single region of the Jaculus jaculus isolate mJacJac1 chromosome 15, mJacJac1.mat.Y.cur, whole genome shotgun sequence genome encodes:
- the LOC101598132 gene encoding synaptobrevin homolog YKT6-like has translation MDIKQSFKNVIHNGCFIKILTEKIESNSSLMNSLRGLNQKTIQEKSIPFLEELSEEEADAPRGWRAVALLRPAERLALNGPCPPRPVQKRAQGVLLKAAYDVSSFSFFQRSSVQEFMTFTSQLIVERSEKGSRASVKEQEYLCHVYVPYGSLAGVVIADSEYPSRVAFTLLEKVLEAFSKQVDRIGWPVGSPATIQYTALDGYLSRYQNPRDADPMSKVQAELDETKIILHNTMESLLERGEKLGDLVSKSEVLGTQSKAFYKTARKQHSCCAVM, from the exons ATGGATATCAAGCAGTCATTTAAGAATGTCATCCACAATGGATGTTTTATCAAAATATTGAcagaaaaaatagaaagcaaCTCGTCTCTTATGAACAGTCTCAGAGGTCTAAACCAGAAAACAATACAGGAAAAATCAATACCATTTTTAGAGGAATTGTCT GAGGAAGAGGCCGATGCGCCCCGGGGGTGGCGGGCAGTGGCGCTTCTAAGGCCGGCGGAGCGGCTCGCGCTGAACGGACCCTGCCCGCCGCGTCCTGTACAAAAGCGAGCCCAGGGCGTGCTGCTCAAGGCCGCCTACGACGTGTCTTCCTTCAGCTTCTTCCAGAGGTCCAGCGTTCAGGAATTCATGACCTTCACGAGTCAACTGATCGTGGAGCGCTCGGAGAAAGGCAGCAGAGCTTCTGTCAAAGAACAAGAGTATCTGTGCCACGTCTACGTCCCGTATGGTAGTCTTGCAGGTGTGGTCATTGCGGACAGTGAATACCCATCCCGAGTGGCCTTTACCTTACTGGAGAAGGTACTAGAAGCATTCTCCAAACAGGTTGACAGGATAGGCTGGCCAGTAGGATCCCCAGCTACAATTCAGTACACAGCTTTGGATGGTTACCTTAGTCGATACCAGAACCCCCGAGATGCTGATCCCATGAGTAAAGTGCAAGCTGAACTagatgagaccaaaatcattctgCACAACACCATGGAGTCTTTGTTAGAGCGAGGCGAGAAGCTCGGTGACTTGGTGTCCAAATCAGAAGTACTGGGAACCCAGTCGAAAGCCTTCTATAAAACTGCCCGAAAACAACATTCATGCTGTGCAGTCATGTGA